GACCGACGCCGAGCAGGCCGCGAAGGCGGCCGAGGCGATAGCGGAAATCGGCGTCGAGCGCCTGACCGAGGAAATCGTCGGCGCGTGGCAAGCGGCCGGGATGGAACCGTTCGACGCCGAAGAGGATAGCACCGACCGCGACGACGACTGAGTCAACCGGGAAGCGAGAAGGTGGCGACTTCCTCCTCGTACCTCGCGTCCCAGAGCGCGAGTCTGTTTACCGTCCACGTCACCGGGTCGATGTCGCGCTCCACGAGTCGGCGGGCCGCCAGCACGTCGCCGCCGCGGGCTAGCGTGACGTGGGGCACGTAGTCGTCGCCCTGAAACTCATCGATTGCGGAGAACCCGTCGAGCAGTCGGTCGTGGACCCGACGCAGGCCCGGACTCTCGACGGCGAGATAGACCACCGGACCCTCGCCAACCGGCGGATACTCGAAGCAGTCGATGCCCGTGACCCGGACCTCGAAGGCTGGCGCGCCCGCGAGTTGGGTCCGGACCTGCTCGCGGAGGCGCGGGGTACCGCCGGGCGGCGCGTCGCCGAGGCGCTTGCAGAGGAGGGTGTGGCGCTCCCGGATGCTGTC
This genomic stretch from Halorussus pelagicus harbors:
- a CDS encoding 2'-5' RNA ligase family protein, encoding MYSLNVPVPGEVERLAEDLRPVLLEFDSIRERHTLLCKRLGDAPPGGTPRLREQVRTQLAGAPAFEVRVTGIDCFEYPPVGEGPVVYLAVESPGLRRVHDRLLDGFSAIDEFQGDDYVPHVTLARGGDVLAARRLVERDIDPVTWTVNRLALWDARYEEEVATFSLPG